A portion of the Hymenobacter gelipurpurascens genome contains these proteins:
- a CDS encoding MIP/aquaporin family protein: protein MSFSARMLAALRRHWPYYLAEAAGIAFFVVCAGSLTMLLEHPASPVRQALQTNDLARHMLLGAGMVLVIVCIVYSPWGKRSGAHINPAVTLAFWHLGKVRTPDAVWYVLGQVAGAIGAGQLMKFVFGELYAHPTVNYTVTQPVGLPRGEALAFGAEFIISFIMMGVLLFALHSKRLKNLTGWLIGALLAVYIVVETPYSGMSLNPARTLGTALAADSYRGLWVYWVAPPLAMWLVTVLFRRFYHGEALDCAVLAGCGPGISSPHTPEEEPPVYPDENGE, encoded by the coding sequence ATGTCTTTTTCCGCCCGAATGCTTGCCGCCCTGCGCCGCCATTGGCCCTATTATCTGGCAGAAGCGGCTGGTATTGCGTTTTTCGTGGTGTGTGCCGGTTCCTTGACCATGCTGTTGGAGCACCCGGCCTCGCCGGTTCGGCAGGCTTTGCAAACCAACGACCTGGCCCGCCATATGCTGTTGGGAGCCGGCATGGTGCTCGTGATTGTGTGCATCGTGTACAGCCCTTGGGGCAAACGCTCGGGCGCCCACATCAACCCCGCCGTAACGCTGGCTTTCTGGCATCTGGGCAAAGTGCGCACGCCTGATGCGGTGTGGTACGTGCTAGGCCAGGTAGCAGGGGCCATTGGCGCGGGACAACTAATGAAGTTCGTTTTTGGGGAATTGTATGCGCACCCCACGGTAAACTACACCGTTACGCAGCCCGTAGGCCTGCCCCGCGGCGAAGCGCTGGCCTTCGGGGCCGAGTTTATCATCTCGTTTATTATGATGGGGGTGCTGCTTTTCGCGCTCCACTCCAAGCGCCTGAAAAACCTGACTGGCTGGCTGATCGGGGCGTTGCTGGCGGTATATATAGTGGTAGAAACCCCTTATTCCGGCATGAGCCTGAACCCGGCCCGCACGCTGGGTACGGCACTGGCCGCCGACAGCTACCGGGGGCTCTGGGTATACTGGGTGGCCCCCCCGCTGGCCATGTGGCTCGTTACGGTGCTGTTCCGTCGCTTTTACCACGGCGAGGCACTCGACTGTGCCGTGCTGGCCGGCTGCGGGCCCGGCATATCGTCCCCGCATACGCCCGAGGAGGAGCCCCCCGTGTACCCGGATGAGAACGGTGAGTAG